One Leptospira kirschneri serovar Cynopteri str. 3522 CT DNA segment encodes these proteins:
- a CDS encoding class I SAM-dependent methyltransferase, producing MYPKLELIPHPQYPEQYQICKRTGVCYYKLAKPREYKDSYFLEEYKNQYQKTYYEDETSLRLLAQRRLKIIRKFQNPMGATLFELGSAAGFFLDEARKEGYQVAGLEISPAEVQYSQKTLGLEVFCASFLEENVLQGRIFDVVAAFFVIEHFPDADLVFKKLTNLIKPGGFLFLGLPSLYGPTFQTNPEEWFRTHPSDHFWDYSPGSLKKMLKGYGFKTEYRKPMSYHPSRDKGWRGKTLNHRLFTCLSDLACYGDTFHLIAQKRHT from the coding sequence ATGTATCCAAAACTCGAACTTATTCCCCATCCACAATATCCAGAACAATATCAGATCTGTAAAAGAACAGGAGTTTGTTACTATAAACTTGCCAAACCTAGGGAATACAAAGATTCTTATTTTTTAGAAGAATATAAAAACCAATACCAAAAAACCTATTACGAGGACGAAACTTCTCTTCGTTTATTGGCACAAAGACGGCTCAAAATTATACGAAAGTTTCAAAATCCGATGGGAGCGACTTTGTTCGAACTTGGATCTGCCGCTGGATTTTTTTTAGACGAAGCTCGAAAAGAAGGTTATCAAGTAGCTGGTCTTGAAATTTCACCTGCCGAGGTTCAATATTCTCAAAAGACTTTGGGATTAGAAGTCTTCTGCGCTTCTTTTTTAGAGGAGAATGTGTTACAAGGTCGTATCTTCGACGTAGTAGCCGCTTTCTTTGTAATAGAACACTTTCCGGATGCGGACTTAGTATTTAAAAAGTTAACAAATCTAATCAAACCGGGAGGATTTTTATTCTTAGGTTTGCCTTCACTTTATGGCCCAACGTTTCAAACGAATCCGGAAGAATGGTTTCGCACACACCCATCAGACCATTTTTGGGATTACAGCCCAGGGTCTCTGAAAAAAATGTTGAAAGGATACGGTTTTAAGACTGAGTATAGAAAACCAATGTCCTACCACCCGTCCCGAGATAAGGGTTGGAGAGGAAAAACACTGAATCATCGTCTTTTTACATGTCTTTCAGACCTCGCCTGTTATGGTGATACATTCCACTTAATCGCTCAGAAGCGTCACACATGA
- the bcp gene encoding thioredoxin-dependent thiol peroxidase has product MSELKTGAKAPGFSALNEKGEKVQLSDLSGPKGTVLYFYPKDQTPGCTTEACDFRDNFSRIKKTGFNVVGVSKDSVKSHQKFIEKQELNFTLISDEDGKICEDYGVWQMKKFMGREFMGIVRTTFLIGVDGKILKVYPKVSVKGHVDEILSDIKTLEKK; this is encoded by the coding sequence ATGAGTGAACTCAAGACGGGGGCCAAAGCGCCTGGTTTTTCTGCGCTTAACGAAAAAGGTGAAAAGGTTCAACTTTCCGATTTGTCCGGACCAAAAGGAACTGTACTTTATTTTTATCCAAAGGATCAAACTCCAGGTTGTACGACCGAGGCCTGCGATTTTAGGGATAACTTTTCAAGGATCAAAAAAACAGGATTTAACGTGGTAGGGGTATCAAAAGACAGCGTGAAATCGCATCAGAAATTTATTGAAAAGCAGGAACTAAACTTCACGCTCATCTCGGACGAGGATGGAAAAATTTGCGAGGACTACGGAGTTTGGCAAATGAAAAAGTTCATGGGAAGGGAATTTATGGGAATCGTAAGAACAACATTCCTGATCGGAGTGGACGGAAAAATTCTGAAAGTATATCCTAAAGTCAGCGTGAAAGGACATGTAGATGAAATTCTTTCTGACATCAAAACATTGGAGAAAAAATGA
- a CDS encoding RidA family protein produces MNISNKIESLGYKLPPPPQAIAAYIPANRSGNLVFTSGQLPLKEGQLILSGKLGEGLFIEDVKEATIQASLNAIAAASAVCGGPDKIVKVIKVGVFVASSPNFSEHHLVANHSSNFFLSVFGEMGRHARFAVGVSSLPLNAPVEVEVTFQVEDVS; encoded by the coding sequence ATGAATATCTCAAATAAAATCGAATCCCTTGGTTATAAACTTCCACCTCCTCCTCAAGCAATCGCTGCGTATATTCCAGCAAACCGATCTGGAAATTTAGTCTTCACTTCCGGTCAACTCCCTCTTAAGGAAGGACAGCTGATTCTTTCCGGTAAATTGGGTGAAGGTCTTTTCATTGAAGACGTAAAAGAAGCCACCATCCAAGCCAGCTTAAACGCAATTGCAGCCGCTTCGGCAGTTTGTGGTGGTCCGGATAAAATCGTAAAGGTGATAAAAGTCGGAGTTTTTGTAGCTTCTAGTCCGAATTTTTCGGAACACCATTTAGTTGCCAATCACAGCAGTAACTTTTTTCTTTCGGTGTTTGGAGAAATGGGACGTCATGCACGCTTTGCGGTAGGTGTTTCTTCTCTTCCTTTGAATGCCCCCGTAGAAGTGGAAGTGACCTTTCAGGTTGAAGATGTTTCGTAG
- a CDS encoding DUF4846 domain-containing protein — MKSILTFVNQFQKRILTSIQFLRSFILKLASIVLVVFGFFIPVFSCVDADTIPSKVNEIVLPLETTRIRFEKNSFPDFIQNLPLKSDRTLWTYKKQNIILRYDTIAVLDLPLLFQSDLEQCADYTMRIWAEYHKQKNRLNQLYLFDYNGKQKFFSKSGLSYSSFLRKMFASSNSYSLKKGGKIISEKDLKPGDLFVQNETGGIGHVSMILDLTENRKGERFFLIGFSFMPAQEMHIERAPEKFGSRGWFTYSGFLSHLKESYPYGNSVLRRF; from the coding sequence ATGAAATCTATTTTAACTTTTGTCAATCAATTCCAAAAACGAATTTTGACATCGATTCAATTTTTAAGATCTTTTATTCTAAAATTAGCTTCGATCGTTTTGGTTGTATTTGGCTTTTTTATTCCTGTTTTCAGTTGTGTGGATGCAGATACGATACCTTCTAAAGTGAATGAAATTGTACTTCCATTGGAAACTACACGGATTCGGTTTGAAAAAAATTCTTTTCCAGATTTTATACAAAATCTTCCGTTAAAATCGGATCGGACTCTTTGGACGTATAAAAAACAGAATATCATTCTACGTTATGATACAATTGCGGTTTTAGACCTTCCGCTTTTGTTTCAGAGTGATTTAGAACAATGCGCGGATTATACAATGCGTATATGGGCGGAATATCATAAACAAAAGAATCGTTTAAACCAGTTGTATCTTTTTGATTATAACGGAAAACAAAAGTTTTTTTCCAAAAGCGGACTTTCTTATTCTTCTTTTTTGAGGAAAATGTTTGCGTCTTCCAACTCGTATTCTCTTAAAAAAGGTGGGAAAATTATTTCGGAGAAGGATTTAAAACCGGGAGATCTTTTTGTTCAAAATGAGACTGGGGGAATCGGGCATGTTTCTATGATTTTAGATTTAACGGAAAATCGAAAAGGAGAAAGATTTTTTTTGATTGGATTCAGTTTTATGCCGGCTCAGGAAATGCATATTGAAAGAGCGCCTGAAAAATTTGGTTCTCGAGGTTGGTTTACCTATTCCGGTTTTCTTTCTCATCTGAAAGAATCGTATCCATATGGAAATTCTGTTTTAAGAAGATTTTAA
- a CDS encoding leucyl aminopeptidase family protein, translating into MKLDKNKIQISIGKNPSKTFYKLQLLLKDHFPENLKTKFSFQTTSGIFTGENGQIFTDEVEKIIYLGLGETSKVKTRGVAQHFFQFGEKLKKWESVGLEIHLPKILTNTLPADLVVYQIVNSLEQGAYAINVLAKEYKENSKKMGNVSFILQDAAKLKEAEKGLKRGKIVSRYINEVRHIAHLPANHFTPEEFVSRSKEIAKDNGLKITVFDEPQLKKEKMGGILSVCEGSDKKAKMILLEYTPVKPVTKKKLAIIGKGLTFDSGGISIKPAQDMHEMKYDMCGAATAIHAIGAIAELGLGVSVIAAIGVAENMPDAGAIKPGDVYTAHNGITVEVQNTDAEGRLVLGDVLSYVGKKFKPDYMLDLATLTGAIIISLGHEAAGVMSNSEVLTSLLKEASVSSDERIWEMPLWEEYSEDLKSDIADIRNVAGRAGGSLSAAKFLERFVEPGIAWAHIDIAGTAWRKKTSGTQIGNGPTGYGVRLLVDLVEKIGKKK; encoded by the coding sequence ATGAAACTGGATAAAAATAAAATCCAAATCTCGATCGGAAAAAATCCTTCTAAGACGTTTTATAAATTACAACTTCTTTTAAAAGATCATTTTCCGGAAAATTTAAAGACGAAATTTTCTTTTCAAACTACTTCTGGAATTTTTACGGGAGAAAACGGACAAATTTTTACAGATGAAGTCGAAAAAATCATCTATTTAGGGTTAGGCGAAACTTCCAAAGTAAAAACCAGAGGAGTTGCGCAACACTTCTTTCAATTTGGAGAGAAACTTAAAAAATGGGAAAGTGTGGGTTTAGAAATTCATCTTCCAAAGATTTTAACTAACACACTTCCAGCGGACTTAGTAGTTTATCAAATTGTAAACTCTTTGGAACAAGGAGCTTACGCGATCAACGTTTTGGCAAAAGAATACAAAGAAAATTCCAAAAAAATGGGGAACGTTTCTTTTATACTTCAAGACGCAGCAAAGTTGAAAGAAGCAGAAAAAGGACTCAAACGAGGAAAGATTGTAAGTCGTTATATCAACGAAGTTCGTCATATCGCTCATCTTCCAGCAAACCATTTTACTCCGGAAGAATTTGTTTCCAGATCAAAAGAAATTGCAAAAGACAACGGACTTAAAATCACAGTCTTTGACGAACCTCAATTAAAAAAAGAAAAAATGGGGGGAATTCTTTCTGTTTGTGAAGGTTCGGATAAAAAAGCGAAGATGATTCTTTTAGAATATACTCCTGTAAAACCGGTTACGAAGAAAAAACTTGCGATCATCGGAAAAGGACTCACTTTTGATTCGGGTGGAATCAGCATTAAACCGGCTCAGGATATGCACGAAATGAAATACGATATGTGTGGAGCGGCTACGGCAATTCATGCAATCGGAGCGATCGCCGAACTAGGATTAGGTGTTTCTGTAATCGCTGCAATTGGAGTTGCGGAAAACATGCCTGACGCTGGAGCGATCAAACCGGGAGACGTATATACTGCACATAACGGAATCACTGTGGAAGTTCAAAATACGGACGCGGAAGGTCGTTTAGTTTTGGGAGACGTACTTTCTTATGTAGGAAAAAAATTCAAACCGGATTATATGTTGGATCTTGCGACTTTAACCGGAGCGATTATCATTTCTTTGGGGCACGAGGCCGCCGGAGTGATGAGTAATTCTGAGGTTCTTACAAGTCTATTAAAAGAAGCATCTGTTTCTTCGGATGAAAGAATTTGGGAAATGCCTCTTTGGGAAGAATATTCAGAAGACTTAAAAAGTGACATTGCAGACATTCGAAACGTGGCTGGAAGAGCCGGGGGTTCTTTGTCGGCGGCAAAGTTTTTGGAAAGATTTGTGGAACCGGGAATTGCTTGGGCACATATTGACATCGCAGGAACTGCTTGGAGAAAGAAAACTTCTGGAACTCAGATTGGTAACGGACCGACCGGATACGGAGTTCGACTTTTAGTAGATCTTGTTGAGAAGATCGGTAAAAAGAAATAG
- a CDS encoding bifunctional riboflavin kinase/FAD synthetase, with protein sequence MITFHTIEQAGKTIHSPCVVTLGNFDGIHLGHQALLDQVLKVSQTTGLSSCVVTYDPNPAIVLGKKAGMKILMSLEDKEEWIRQKGIDFLVVLPFNTELAEMNAESFLEEILLKQLKAKNIIIGFNHCFGKQRRGNYELLKEYSEKLKYSVAKVDPVYLNDTKLSSSYVRRLITEGNVKEASHCLNRSYSLSGIVVGGHKRGREIGFPTANVKPNTDILLPGIGVYAGLTQVEGIEYPSMINIGRNPTFGINSLTLESHIFDFQKNIYDQTVRIYFKEKVRDEIKFSSVETLISQLKQDEIIARDILKSTIEKNSPHF encoded by the coding sequence TTGATCACATTCCATACAATCGAACAAGCCGGAAAAACGATTCATTCCCCCTGTGTAGTCACTTTGGGAAATTTTGATGGAATCCATCTGGGGCACCAAGCGCTTTTAGATCAGGTTTTAAAAGTTTCCCAAACAACAGGGCTCTCCTCCTGCGTAGTTACCTACGATCCAAATCCAGCGATTGTTCTCGGGAAAAAGGCCGGAATGAAAATTCTGATGTCCCTTGAAGATAAAGAAGAATGGATCCGTCAAAAAGGAATTGATTTTTTAGTCGTTCTTCCATTTAACACCGAATTGGCGGAAATGAATGCGGAATCGTTTTTAGAGGAGATTTTACTTAAACAATTAAAAGCTAAAAATATCATCATCGGCTTTAACCATTGTTTTGGAAAACAGAGGAGAGGTAATTACGAACTTTTAAAAGAATATTCAGAAAAACTAAAATACTCGGTAGCAAAAGTGGATCCGGTATATTTAAATGATACTAAACTCTCCAGTTCGTATGTAAGAAGATTGATAACGGAAGGTAACGTAAAAGAAGCCTCCCATTGTTTAAATCGTAGTTATTCCTTATCCGGAATTGTAGTGGGCGGACACAAACGAGGGAGGGAAATCGGATTCCCAACTGCAAATGTTAAACCGAACACGGATATTTTACTTCCAGGTATTGGTGTCTACGCGGGCCTTACTCAGGTAGAAGGAATTGAATATCCTTCAATGATCAACATAGGTCGTAATCCTACATTTGGTATAAATTCGTTGACCTTAGAATCTCATATATTCGACTTTCAAAAAAACATCTACGACCAAACCGTGAGAATCTATTTTAAAGAAAAAGTCAGAGATGAAATTAAATTTTCAAGTGTTGAAACATTGATCTCTCAACTCAAACAAGACGAAATCATAGCAAGAGACATTCTAAAATCCACAATTGAAAAAAACTCGCCCCATTTTTAA
- a CDS encoding serine hydrolase domain-containing protein, translating to MRILFFLIWAGWFLSCTSAGRDGEVALKTVSRSFAPKQLNRTPFEGFSVALPEDVGLDSAPLLRLSKSIREEGLEVRSLLILKDGKLIMERYAGGVTRNHNHSVYSVTKTVTSTLLGILNFEGVLKNVDEPVMDSLRSLGNLPFPLLEGKESLRLKDVLHMASGMRWSEFPEREDIRTAEDPLVIALLPEVKDKPGTKFDYSNGDSQLAAAVLENKSGSTLLQFAEKTLFSWLDFKDYEWYTSPSGRQTAGFGLRLRPVDMLKLGILYLNNGNYKGKKILKPDWIRQAIKPGASQNYGYQLWTHQFEGKKTFMANGKGSQFVYVIPHRRMVIVVTSAIWDQPINFLLDKVLENVKESLDSKDKKKIPEKETQFLEEIHEASLTIGNSALWKDLDEPHLVHHKN from the coding sequence ATGAGAATTTTGTTTTTTCTGATCTGGGCGGGATGGTTTCTTTCCTGCACCAGCGCTGGGCGAGATGGGGAAGTGGCGCTTAAAACCGTTTCTCGTTCTTTTGCTCCGAAACAACTCAACAGAACTCCATTTGAAGGTTTTTCGGTCGCCTTACCGGAAGACGTCGGTTTAGATTCCGCTCCTTTACTTCGCTTATCAAAATCCATTCGAGAAGAAGGATTAGAGGTTCGTTCTCTTTTGATTTTAAAAGATGGAAAGTTGATCATGGAACGTTATGCGGGAGGTGTCACTAGAAATCACAATCATAGCGTTTATTCGGTCACAAAAACGGTTACTTCCACTTTACTTGGGATTTTGAATTTTGAAGGAGTTCTAAAAAACGTAGACGAACCGGTGATGGACTCACTTCGTTCCTTGGGAAATTTACCTTTTCCTTTACTGGAAGGAAAAGAATCTCTTCGTTTGAAAGATGTTCTACATATGGCTTCCGGAATGCGTTGGTCCGAATTTCCAGAACGAGAAGATATAAGAACGGCGGAAGATCCGCTCGTAATTGCTTTGTTACCCGAAGTGAAAGATAAACCAGGAACAAAGTTTGATTACAGTAATGGAGATTCGCAACTGGCAGCTGCGGTTTTGGAAAATAAGTCTGGATCTACACTACTTCAATTTGCAGAAAAAACCTTATTCTCTTGGTTGGATTTTAAAGATTACGAATGGTATACCTCTCCTTCGGGAAGACAGACCGCTGGTTTTGGTTTGAGATTAAGACCTGTGGATATGTTGAAACTAGGAATTTTATATCTGAACAACGGAAATTATAAAGGCAAAAAAATTCTCAAACCGGACTGGATCAGACAAGCGATCAAACCAGGTGCTTCCCAAAATTACGGTTATCAACTTTGGACGCATCAGTTTGAAGGTAAAAAAACTTTTATGGCCAATGGAAAGGGAAGTCAGTTCGTGTATGTGATTCCTCATAGAAGAATGGTAATTGTAGTCACTTCCGCGATTTGGGATCAACCCATCAATTTTCTTTTGGATAAAGTTCTCGAGAATGTAAAGGAGTCTTTGGATTCAAAAGATAAGAAAAAAATTCCTGAAAAAGAAACTCAGTTTTTAGAGGAAATACACGAAGCGTCTCTCACGATCGGGAACTCCGCTCTTTGGAAGGATTTAGATGAACCCCATTTAGTTCATCATAAAAATTAA
- a CDS encoding LIC_10730 family protein: MDSKFVVRFFLICFFGASIVITDCFVRVDWDSPNPKKGKNAPSQDAFPTAEEANLTQVERAKLIQEKKRIGLSPEGFTLVGQESKFSYENACTQLLSKCQANCMEEWYPFTSIFLPIIGYRSAKQRQCMDRCNQFCKLPSRILSGETSTTPSTPVPFPQ, translated from the coding sequence ATGGATTCAAAATTCGTTGTTCGTTTTTTTCTGATCTGCTTTTTTGGCGCCTCCATTGTAATCACGGATTGTTTTGTCCGAGTCGACTGGGATTCCCCCAATCCTAAAAAAGGAAAAAATGCACCATCACAGGACGCCTTTCCCACCGCAGAAGAAGCCAATCTTACACAAGTGGAACGTGCAAAACTGATCCAAGAAAAAAAACGAATCGGACTTTCTCCGGAAGGTTTTACACTGGTTGGTCAAGAATCTAAATTCTCATACGAAAACGCCTGCACTCAGCTTCTCTCTAAATGTCAAGCAAACTGCATGGAAGAATGGTATCCTTTTACTTCTATTTTCTTACCAATTATAGGTTATAGAAGCGCAAAACAAAGACAATGTATGGATCGATGTAATCAATTCTGCAAACTACCTAGTAGAATTTTATCCGGAGAAACTAGTACGACTCCTTCTACTCCAGTTCCATTTCCTCAATAA
- a CDS encoding LIC10729 family protein, with product MVWHRFILVLFCFTFTNTWFLQSKENPKFKKFINFDHQGEDGEPLRTEDFRTYSELSTWAIHNGMQLERDRPDLAPGAGTGILQDGLCRMIPEEGLSFYLTADPFSNDPIYVQMDLTQFTYTERPKGVKPRELKVYMNGVLKKTIRFPGNDMYSSQFPVRFRVDPGELIQGRMEFKLIPNAGEIGRFWGIWDVLFTSRAHSKRGDSGE from the coding sequence ATGGTTTGGCACCGATTCATACTCGTTTTATTCTGTTTTACTTTTACCAATACGTGGTTTTTACAATCGAAAGAAAATCCGAAATTTAAAAAATTCATCAACTTTGATCATCAAGGAGAGGATGGGGAGCCGCTTCGAACGGAAGATTTTAGGACTTACTCCGAACTTTCCACTTGGGCGATTCATAACGGAATGCAATTGGAAAGGGATCGTCCTGACTTGGCTCCCGGTGCGGGAACGGGTATACTTCAAGATGGACTTTGTAGAATGATTCCGGAAGAAGGACTTAGTTTTTATTTGACCGCAGATCCATTCAGTAACGATCCGATTTATGTTCAAATGGATCTAACGCAGTTTACATATACTGAAAGACCGAAGGGAGTTAAGCCTAGAGAATTGAAAGTATATATGAACGGAGTTTTAAAGAAGACGATTCGATTTCCGGGGAATGATATGTATTCTTCTCAATTTCCTGTGAGGTTTCGTGTGGACCCAGGAGAGTTAATTCAAGGAAGAATGGAATTTAAATTGATTCCGAATGCGGGAGAAATTGGTCGTTTCTGGGGAATCTGGGATGTTTTATTTACATCTCGCGCCCATAGTAAGCGTGGAGATAGCGGGGAGTAA